The nucleotide window TGTGCCTGCTTGCGGATAATATTCGAGCGAAGATACACACTTTCGCAACCTTGCTGACTTGCCCACTGTTCCATTTGTAACAACAATTGCCGACCAATACCACTTTCACGATAGTTTTCATCAACAACCAAACCACCAATTTCGGCATGTAAGTTTGTTTGGAGAAGTAGACACAGGTGCGCGTGAATCCAACCAACTACACCAATGTGAGGAATTTCTGCGACATAAACAGCATGATTTGCTGAGTGCATTTGTGCCAGACGATGTAGTACGGCATTCGCAGTTGTAGGATAACCTAACTGATGAGATAGCTTCGCCAAAGCATTTGCATCGTGGGCGATCGCTTGTCTAATCACGTAATTACTGTTGCTCAACGTTGCATTATTTGCGATATGTTATTTAACCTTTAAATCATAACTACGCCCTAACGAATAGAATTCGTGGCTACACAAACGAAGTCTGCCTCCGCAGACTAATTATATTTCAGTTTACGGAGATGGAGCAAATATCTAGAGACGCTCAAAAGAACTAATGATGAAGCGCAATATTATTAAAATCGTTCAACTGAGTTTGATTATCTTACTTGTTGCTGTAGGCATCTGGTTTGTCAATCGCGTTGGCATTGAACAAATTAGAACAAATGTCGATCAGCTTGGTGTTTGGGCACCTTTGGCAGTGATATCTTTGCGGATGGTCAGCGTTGTAATTCCAGCACTACCAAGCACAGCTTACTCGATTTTATCAGGAGTGCTGTTTGGTTTTGTTC belongs to Gloeocapsopsis sp. IPPAS B-1203 and includes:
- a CDS encoding GNAT family N-acetyltransferase, encoding MSNSNYVIRQAIAHDANALAKLSHQLGYPTTANAVLHRLAQMHSANHAVYVAEIPHIGVVGWIHAHLCLLLQTNLHAEIGGLVVDENYRESGIGRQLLLQMEQWASQQGCESVYLRSNIIRKQAHVFYEKMGYSYIKTSLAFEKHL